Proteins from a single region of Congzhengia minquanensis:
- a CDS encoding pyruvate formate lyase family protein: MLHNLYEKNEITDKAKKLFAYERSKKRLDGWFIAQEIACGVDKQFTGVPEELKKAYILQEIAKKIPLELNENCIFAGTQDDGFARSYALINPSFKVEEFSGYCDPTAVFGDIEPNDEFSKDRIEAVRKQYENTPYVQELGKVYKSAENYTKEVAFFVEQVTGHLIPDFRFALKHGLNEMIQTLSQRNGTGYQAMAESLKTVLILAQRYRIIVKEQMKTADIHRKNQLAHIADTLKKVPENGAENLYEAIQFFILLWQVMCLEQTPNPFAFSVGNADRIFDEFRGCMDREEMSELFRHFLVFFNVADRSWAISQNIIVSGKDICGNDLTNETTYALLDAYYDMNLPQPILSVKLHKNTPDKLYRELGRFFFSPGVLTPSLFNDDALFEVLKASGVEDSDLPDIAIAGCQEPLIMGKDNGNTTNSWLNLPKILELTLNGGISILTGEKIAELSPCDLRSVRELFYKNVEFFAEKMVEAANGASQALSNLRVPFLSCFMGGFDSGIDLRDTKQQGTKYNGSGCLIHGLTVVADCFIAIDSLLKERPDEAENLIPALKNNFEGYQSLHRFLLSCHKFGNNLEDVDDEAAEIAERIANIVSSKKNYLGNPFRPDFSSPSTHLLYGYWVSATPDGRKAREMLGYGVDPLYGEACNGLGFRMLSNMKLPFEKMNGGYASHLGIDPKYFKADTLEEKGMEFKNKIINPLFFNELNEGAAPFYLYVNVTTPETLRKVLENPKKYAPSGVYIMRIHGTFVNFLDLSPAIQQDIIKRLDLKSTAI; this comes from the coding sequence ATGCTGCATAATCTTTATGAAAAAAATGAAATTACAGACAAAGCGAAAAAGCTGTTTGCCTATGAGCGCAGCAAAAAACGGCTGGACGGCTGGTTTATCGCCCAGGAAATTGCCTGCGGGGTTGACAAACAGTTTACAGGAGTTCCAGAGGAACTGAAAAAGGCTTATATTTTGCAGGAAATTGCAAAAAAAATTCCACTGGAGCTAAACGAGAACTGTATTTTTGCGGGAACGCAGGACGATGGTTTTGCCAGGAGCTATGCGCTGATTAACCCTTCTTTTAAGGTAGAGGAGTTCAGCGGATATTGCGACCCCACAGCAGTGTTCGGTGACATTGAGCCGAATGACGAATTTTCAAAAGACAGAATTGAAGCGGTGAGGAAACAATATGAAAACACCCCATATGTGCAGGAGCTGGGAAAGGTTTATAAATCTGCAGAGAATTACACCAAAGAGGTGGCGTTTTTCGTTGAACAGGTAACGGGCCACTTGATTCCTGATTTCCGGTTTGCGCTAAAGCATGGGTTGAACGAGATGATTCAAACGCTCAGTCAAAGGAACGGAACCGGATATCAGGCAATGGCGGAATCTTTAAAAACAGTCTTGATTTTGGCGCAGAGGTATCGTATAATTGTAAAAGAACAAATGAAAACGGCAGACATACATAGGAAAAATCAGCTTGCACACATAGCGGATACGTTAAAAAAAGTGCCGGAAAACGGTGCGGAAAACTTGTATGAGGCAATCCAGTTTTTTATTTTGCTTTGGCAGGTAATGTGTTTAGAGCAAACGCCCAATCCCTTTGCATTTTCCGTTGGCAATGCAGACCGGATTTTTGACGAATTCCGAGGCTGCATGGACAGAGAAGAAATGTCGGAGCTTTTCCGCCACTTTTTGGTGTTCTTTAATGTTGCCGACAGAAGCTGGGCCATTTCGCAAAATATCATTGTCAGCGGAAAAGACATTTGCGGAAACGATTTGACCAATGAGACCACCTATGCGCTTTTAGATGCATATTACGACATGAATTTGCCGCAGCCCATTTTGTCGGTAAAGCTGCATAAGAACACGCCGGATAAGCTGTACCGCGAGCTGGGCAGATTTTTCTTTTCTCCAGGCGTTCTGACGCCGTCGCTGTTTAACGACGATGCGCTGTTCGAGGTGCTTAAGGCAAGCGGGGTTGAAGACAGCGATTTGCCCGACATTGCGATTGCCGGCTGCCAGGAACCTCTTATTATGGGAAAAGACAACGGCAACACCACAAACAGCTGGCTGAACCTGCCAAAAATTTTAGAACTGACGTTAAATGGCGGTATATCTATTTTAACGGGTGAAAAAATAGCAGAGCTTAGCCCCTGTGATTTGCGAAGTGTAAGAGAGCTATTTTATAAAAACGTGGAATTTTTTGCAGAAAAAATGGTGGAAGCTGCAAACGGTGCGTCGCAAGCACTGTCAAATTTAAGAGTGCCGTTTTTATCCTGCTTTATGGGCGGGTTTGATAGCGGAATTGACCTGCGGGATACAAAGCAGCAGGGTACAAAATATAACGGTAGCGGGTGCTTAATTCACGGATTAACTGTTGTGGCAGACTGCTTTATTGCAATTGATAGCCTATTAAAAGAACGACCTGACGAGGCGGAAAACCTAATTCCAGCTTTAAAGAACAATTTCGAGGGATATCAATCGTTACATAGATTTTTGCTTTCCTGCCATAAATTTGGAAACAATTTAGAAGATGTTGATGATGAAGCGGCGGAGATTGCAGAGCGGATTGCGAACATTGTGTCATCGAAAAAGAACTATTTGGGCAACCCCTTCCGGCCGGACTTCAGCAGCCCGTCTACCCATCTTTTATATGGATATTGGGTTTCGGCAACGCCCGACGGAAGAAAGGCAAGGGAAATGCTGGGCTATGGCGTAGACCCGCTGTATGGGGAAGCCTGCAACGGGCTGGGCTTTCGTATGCTTTCTAACATGAAGCTGCCCTTTGAAAAAATGAATGGCGGATATGCTTCCCATTTGGGAATTGACCCGAAATATTTTAAAGCGGATACCTTGGAAGAAAAGGGAATGGAGTTTAAAAACAAGATTATAAATCCGCTGTTTTTTAACGAGCTGAATGAAGGGGCGGCACCGTTTTATCTCTATGTGAATGTAACAACGCCGGAAACATTGCGGAAGGTTTTGGAAAATCCGAAAAAGTATGCCCCCAGCGGCGTTTATATCATGCGTATTCACGGCACGTTTGTAAACTTTTTGGATTTGTCCCCGGCCATTCAGCAGGATATTATAAAGCGTTTGGACTTAAAGTCAACAGCAATTTAA